Sequence from the Carboxydocella sporoproducens DSM 16521 genome:
GAGTAGTACCATCCACTTCCACAAAGGGGGCATCGGCCTGAAAAGGAGAAGAAGCAACCTTTTTGGCGGCTTCCAGAGCCAGCCGTGCCGCCGTGGTTTTACCCACTCCAGGCGGTCCATAGAGAATGATATGTTGAGGAAAAGGAGAAGCCAGTTTGGCCACCAGGGCAGCCACGGCCTGGTCCTGGCCCACGATTTCCGTAATCTCAGCTGGCCGCAACATTTCCATGGCGGAGCGGGCCAGGCGCTTTTTCTCCATTGCCTCCAGCTCCTCCAGCTTTTTTAAAGTTGCTCCTGTTTCCGGGCCCTGGTTTTCCTTCAAAACCTGCATCCGGATTTCCTGCAGATATTCCTCATGTCTTTCCTGCATTTTTTCCGATACCCGCCGTTCAATCCTTTCTTCCACCGCCTTGCGAGCCAGCAGGTCTGCCAGTTCCTCTTCAACACGAGCCAGAATTCCCGGAATTTCCTCCGGTACAGGCAGGCGTTCCAGGCTGGGGCTATCGAAAGTCAATCTTTCCAGGCCCAGTACCCGCTCGGCCAGATTTTCTGAACGCATCAAATGCAGGGCATCCACTTTTCCAGCCTTCATCACCAGGCGGTCAGTACCATAGATACTGGCCAACAGAGAATAGAGAGCTGCCACCTGTTTGGCCAGCTGTTCCTCTTTGCCCTCCATAGAATCCACATTTTTAGATTTTGCAATAAACTTGTTAAAAAGGCTTTTCATGGATTATTTCCCCTCTGCTATAACTTGCACCATAAACTTGACTGTTACTTTCGGATGAATTCTGGCTACTACCTGATAGCTCCCCAGAGTTTTAATATTTTCCGTAAGCTCCAGCTTCTTCTTATCCACTTTTAATCCATAATTTTTTTCCAGCACTTCGGCAATATCCTTATTGGTAATGGAGCCAAACAAGCGGCCTCCTTCCCCTGCCCTGGTCTTAATTACAACCGTAGTTTCCGCCAGTTTGGCTCCCAGAGCACGGGCTTCCTCCTCCAGGCGCTGTTGTTTTCTCTGTTCAGCGGCTTTCTTTTCATCCAGGGATTTCAACGCACCAGCGGTTGCTTCCACCGCCAGCCCCCGGGGGAAAAGGAAATTGCGGGCATAGCCCTCTGAAACCTCTACAATTTGACCTTTATTACCAAGTTTTTTTACATCCTGCTGTAAAATGACTTTCATCTATGATTTCCCTCCTGTCAGCAATTTTTGACGCCAGCCAAAACCCAGATCCAGAAGACCGATCAGGGCAAACAGCGGTAAATAAATTACTCCCACAAAGAATAAGGAGAGGATAAAAAGCAGACGCAAAAGCGGATTCCAGTAAGGCAAAGTCAAACTAACCAAACCCCAGCCATTGAGGAGGCCCAGGCAAGCACCCAGCCAGAGACTGTTGGCACCCAGAATATTTATCCCCTCAGCCCTGGGGCCCAGCAGTAAAAGCATAAGACCGAGGATAGCCAGCCAGATTAAGTACCAGGGCAGGTTCCAGTATCGTACCGGTACAGGTAACAGCCGGTTTTCTCGCGCCCCCAGTTGCTTGCCGGCAAAGTATGCACTTGTCCAGGCAGAAAGCAATGTAAAGGTTAGTTGCTGCCCTGGAAGCAGGATTACGCTCCAGTACAGCATTTTTTTCGTCTCCTCAGTAAGCATGGCCGTGGCGGGTTGTCCATACATACGGGCCACCAGCTCTGTAATCTGGTGGACTTCCCGGCTTAGTTCCTTATATAGAAAGGCAAGCTGGGCTTGCCAGATCTTCCAGCTCCAGATAATAGAAATCAGATCCCAGAGAAAAAAGAGCAAAGCCAGGGCCCCTGCCATTCTGGCCCAGCCCCATTGCCGGCTGCGTACCATTTGTCCGGTAAATAGGGTTAAGCCAAAAAAACCGGCAAGATAGAACAGATTAGCCCAGTCCAAATTACCAGTAAGCCAGGCCGTTAATGCCATCACTGCCAGCAATGCCCCGGTGCCTGTTAGCAGTTGCGGTAAGGGGCTGTCCACCGCCAGCATTAATAATGGCACCAGCCAGAAAAATTGCAACAAAGTCATCGCTGCAGGCCAAATTATTATCAGTAGAGCCAGTACACCCTGCAAAAACCAGAGCTTCAGCTTGTTTTTATCCATTCCTTACCTCCGCCTGTTTTTCCGAATAAAAGACTAAGTTCGCCATCAATCGGATAATTCCTTTTTTCTGATTAAAAAGGGGAGCAAAATCCCTTTGCTCCCCTTGAGTCAGTTTCACTCCGCAGTAAACGGCAATAAAGCCATAATCCGTGCCCGCTTGATAGCCACAGTCAGCTGGCGCTGGTGTTTGGCACAGTTGCCGGAAATCCGCCGGGGTAAAATCTTGCCCCGTTCGGTGATATATTTGCGCAGTCTATTCAGGTCTTTATAATCAATGGCCTGAACCTTGTCCACGCAGAAACTGCAGACGCGTTTTTTGCCGCGTTTCCGTTCCCGACGCATCGTTTTCCCTCCCTTACCGAGCTTCAGTTTTAAAAGGGCAAGCCCTCATCTCCGTCCGCGAAATCATCAAAAGGCGGTTCGCCATGAAGGTCAGAACCAGGCCCTCTGCCTCCTTCTTTCGGACTTAAAAAGCGTACATTTTCTGCCACTACTTCAGTCATGTATTTCCGGGTTCCGTCCTGTCCCTCAAAGGAGCGAATTTCCAGACGGCCGTCCACTGCCGCCAGTTTCCCTTTGCTGAGATATTTGCTGCAATTATCTGCCTGTGGGCCCCAGACCACCACATTGATGAAATCTGCTTCCCGCTCTCCGGCCTGGTTCTTGTACGGCCGATCAACTGCCAGAGTAAATCTGGCCACAGCTCTACCTGTATTGGTATATCTCAGCTCCGGGTCCCTGGTCAGGCGCCCAATGAGAATAATCCGGTTCAACACGGTTAAAACACCACCTTTAAACCATCACCCTTAGGCATCAACCCGTACGATCAAGTGCCGGACGACTTCGTCGGTAATTTTCAGAACCCGTTCCACCTCAGCAGCTACAGGAGCTTCGGCTTTGAAATTGCAGAGGACATAATAGCCCTCCCGCATTTTGTTGATTTCATAAGCCAGCTTCCGCTTGCCCCAGCGATCC
This genomic interval carries:
- the rplI gene encoding 50S ribosomal protein L9; its protein translation is MKVILQQDVKKLGNKGQIVEVSEGYARNFLFPRGLAVEATAGALKSLDEKKAAEQRKQQRLEEEARALGAKLAETTVVIKTRAGEGGRLFGSITNKDIAEVLEKNYGLKVDKKKLELTENIKTLGSYQVVARIHPKVTVKFMVQVIAEGK
- a CDS encoding DUF2232 domain-containing protein; translated protein: MDKNKLKLWFLQGVLALLIIIWPAAMTLLQFFWLVPLLMLAVDSPLPQLLTGTGALLAVMALTAWLTGNLDWANLFYLAGFFGLTLFTGQMVRSRQWGWARMAGALALLFFLWDLISIIWSWKIWQAQLAFLYKELSREVHQITELVARMYGQPATAMLTEETKKMLYWSVILLPGQQLTFTLLSAWTSAYFAGKQLGARENRLLPVPVRYWNLPWYLIWLAILGLMLLLLGPRAEGINILGANSLWLGACLGLLNGWGLVSLTLPYWNPLLRLLFILSLFFVGVIYLPLFALIGLLDLGFGWRQKLLTGGKS
- the rpsR gene encoding 30S ribosomal protein S18, which gives rise to MRRERKRGKKRVCSFCVDKVQAIDYKDLNRLRKYITERGKILPRRISGNCAKHQRQLTVAIKRARIMALLPFTAE
- the rpsF gene encoding 30S ribosomal protein S6, which gives rise to MRAYELMFIINPNLTDEAINGVVEKFENLIKNNGGEITALDRWGKRKLAYEINKMREGYYVLCNFKAEAPVAAEVERVLKITDEVVRHLIVRVDA
- a CDS encoding single-stranded DNA-binding protein, which encodes MLNRIILIGRLTRDPELRYTNTGRAVARFTLAVDRPYKNQAGEREADFINVVVWGPQADNCSKYLSKGKLAAVDGRLEIRSFEGQDGTRKYMTEVVAENVRFLSPKEGGRGPGSDLHGEPPFDDFADGDEGLPF